A single region of the Bacillus cereus genome encodes:
- a CDS encoding NAD(P)/FAD-dependent oxidoreductase, protein MKHLVILGGGYGGMRILQRLLPSNQLPDDVQVTLIDKVPYHCFKTEYYALVAGTISETHIRIPFPEHPRLNIQYGTITNIDLEEKAVHLDGGEAVQYDDLIIGLGCEDKYHNVPGAKEYTHSLQSIEQTRKTYEQLNSLEPNATVAVVGAGLSGVEVASELRESRSDLKIYLFDRKDRILFPYPEKLSRYVEEWFIKHNVTIIRNSNITKVEPNIVYNHDEPLECDAIVWTAGIQANEVVRNLPVEQDGSGRVVLTKYHNIPNDEHVYVVGDCAALPHAPSAQLAEGQGEQIVQILLKRWNNEPLPDELPVIKLKGVLGSLGKKHGFGLLANQPLMGRVPRLLKSGLLWMYKYHNG, encoded by the coding sequence ATGAAACACCTCGTAATACTAGGTGGTGGCTACGGTGGAATGAGAATTCTGCAGCGGCTACTTCCAAGCAACCAACTTCCAGATGATGTACAAGTGACATTAATCGACAAAGTACCATACCATTGTTTCAAAACTGAATATTATGCATTAGTAGCGGGTACAATTTCAGAAACGCATATTCGCATACCGTTTCCTGAGCACCCACGCCTCAATATTCAATACGGCACAATAACAAATATTGATCTCGAAGAAAAAGCTGTTCATCTTGATGGCGGCGAAGCAGTCCAATATGATGATTTAATTATCGGACTTGGCTGTGAAGATAAATATCATAACGTTCCTGGGGCGAAGGAATATACACACAGTCTACAATCGATTGAACAAACACGTAAGACATATGAACAATTAAATAGTCTAGAACCAAATGCAACAGTTGCTGTCGTTGGTGCTGGCTTAAGTGGCGTTGAAGTAGCGAGTGAACTTCGTGAGAGCCGTTCTGATTTAAAAATCTATTTATTTGATAGAAAAGATAGAATTTTATTCCCATATCCAGAGAAATTAAGTAGATATGTAGAAGAATGGTTTATAAAACATAACGTTACCATTATACGAAACTCTAATATTACCAAAGTCGAACCAAATATTGTGTACAACCACGATGAACCTCTTGAATGTGATGCAATCGTCTGGACAGCTGGTATTCAAGCCAATGAAGTTGTTCGAAACCTTCCGGTTGAACAAGATGGTAGCGGACGGGTTGTTTTAACAAAATATCACAATATTCCAAATGACGAGCACGTTTATGTTGTAGGAGATTGTGCAGCACTTCCACATGCACCATCTGCTCAACTTGCTGAAGGTCAAGGAGAACAAATTGTCCAAATATTATTAAAACGTTGGAACAATGAACCACTCCCTGATGAACTACCTGTTATTAAATTAAAAGGCGTTCTCGGTTCTCTCGGCAAAAAACACGGATTTGGTTTACTAGCAAACCAACCATTAATGGGGCGTGTACCGAGATTATTAAAATCCGGTCTTCTTTGGATGTACAAATATCATAACGGTTAA
- a CDS encoding aspartyl-phosphate phosphatase Spo0E family protein yields the protein MNLTKLNNRIEVKKRELIHLVEKYGFTHDKVISLSQDLDRLLNLLTKLNTSVSKCSNPANKEKRDSL from the coding sequence ATGAACTTAACAAAGCTAAATAATCGAATAGAAGTGAAAAAGAGGGAATTAATCCACCTCGTTGAAAAGTATGGATTTACTCACGATAAAGTCATTTCTCTCAGTCAAGACTTAGATCGTTTACTAAACTTATTAACGAAACTAAATACTTCCGTCTCAAAATGCTCTAATCCTGCAAACAAAGAAAAAAGAGACTCCCTCTGA